A single Carettochelys insculpta isolate YL-2023 chromosome 2, ASM3395843v1, whole genome shotgun sequence DNA region contains:
- the FSBP gene encoding fibrinogen silencer-binding protein — MVGKARSSNFTLSEKLDLLKLVKPYVKILEEHTNKHSVIVEKNKCWDIIADNYNAIGVDRPPRTAQGLRTLYKRLKEYAKQELLQQKETHSDYKSSISEPTKKVVEMIPQISSVCLRDRSSLQSAIMDKEIVAGTSSPQAVLDHHPATIMMELEPEEDVKPPPSLAVDSQQSEDLEQGEEHQLVRVMERSPSTSLSSVDMRMMLSPSPIPRRDDFFRLEAGERFRPTCGYDPQMLQMLKEEHQIILENQRKIGLYVQEKRDGLKRKQQLEEELLKAKIKVEKLKAIRLRHDLPEYNSL, encoded by the exons ATGGTTGGAAAGGCCAGATCATCTAATTTTACCTTATCTGAAAAGCTTGATTTGCTAAAACTCGTGAAGCCGTATGTTAAAATTCTTGAAGAACATACCAATAAGCATTCAGTAATAGTGGAAAAAAACAAATGCTGGGATATCATAGCTGATAACTACAATGCCATCGGAGTAGATCGCCCTCCTCGTACTGCACAGGGCCTGCGCACGCTGTACAAGAGGCTCAAAGAATATGCCAAACAGGAGCTATTGCAGCAAAAGGAGACCCATTCAGATTATAAAAGCAGCATTTCTGAGCCAACAAAGAAAGTTGTGGAGATGATTCCACAGATTTCCAGTGTATGTTTAAGAGACAGGAGCAGTTTACAAAG TGCTATCATGGATAAAGAAATAGTTGCTGGTACCAGTTCCCCACAAGCAGTGTTGGATCACCATCCTGCTACTATTATGATGGAGTTGGAACCAGAAGAGGATGTCAAACCTCCTCCTTCTTTGGCTGTAGATTCACAGCAGAGTGAGGACTTAGAACAAGGAGAAGAACACCAATTGGTGCGTGTTATGGAGAGATCTCCTTCAACTTCACTGTCTTCTGTTGATATGAGAATGATGCTGTCTCCATCTCCCATCCCAAGACGAGATGATTTTTTTAGGCTTGAGGCTGGAGAACGCTTTAGGCCAACGTGTGGGTATGACCCACAGATGCTGCAAATGCTGAAAGAGGAGCATCAGATAATTTTggaaaatcaaagaaaaatagGGCTTTATGTCCAAGAAAAGAGGGATGGCTTgaaaagaaagcagcagctggaagaagAGCTACTGAAAGCAAAAATTAAAGTAGAGAAGCTGAAGGCAATAAGACTAAGACATGATCTTCCAGAATATAATAGTCTTTAA